A window from Candidatus Krumholzibacteriia bacterium encodes these proteins:
- a CDS encoding histidine phosphatase family protein gives MRIFLARHGETTWNQENRLQGRIDTALSTRGVAQAEALASLLAAQPITAIYTSTLRRSRDTAKPLAARLGLEVRARFELDEMSYGILEGSLVHAPGSEFEPLYTARNADPLAFRPPGGEAYADVHVRLVPFVAELRARHAGEAVLVIGHRATNRVLWALLLERPLAECIALKHKHDRILEFHLGAVPECIEHRYEVNSTPLENP, from the coding sequence ATGCGCATCTTCCTCGCCCGGCACGGCGAGACCACCTGGAACCAGGAGAACCGGCTCCAGGGGCGAATCGATACTGCGCTGTCGACGCGCGGCGTAGCGCAAGCCGAGGCGTTGGCCTCGCTGCTCGCGGCGCAGCCCATCACCGCCATCTACACAAGCACGCTGCGGCGCAGCCGCGACACGGCGAAGCCGTTGGCTGCCCGGCTCGGGCTCGAGGTGCGCGCCCGGTTCGAGCTGGACGAGATGTCCTACGGGATTCTGGAGGGCAGCCTGGTGCACGCACCCGGCTCGGAGTTCGAGCCCCTGTACACAGCGCGCAACGCGGATCCGCTCGCCTTCCGGCCACCGGGCGGCGAAGCCTACGCCGATGTGCACGTCAGACTCGTCCCGTTCGTCGCCGAACTGCGAGCGCGGCACGCTGGCGAAGCCGTGCTCGTGATCGGTCACCGGGCCACGAACCGTGTCCTGTGGGCGCTGCTGCTCGAGCGTCCGCTCGCCGAGTGCATCGCGCTCAAACATAAACACGATCGAATCCTGGAGTTTCACCTGGGTGCCGTGCCCGAATGCATCGAACATCGGTACGAGGTGAACTCGACGCCGTTGGAGAACCCATGA
- a CDS encoding STAS domain-containing protein, translated as MHVRCRVDPAFPGTCAALAGHLDPEGAALARDDLAARIAPSTPSLLLDMSAVDWMSSAGVGALMQLRSQVQANQGAIALFGCTPRVRSVLRVCKLENLLNVCDGEDEARQRLGRPPAL; from the coding sequence ATGCATGTGCGCTGCAGAGTCGACCCGGCCTTTCCCGGCACCTGTGCCGCGCTCGCGGGACATCTCGACCCGGAGGGCGCGGCGCTGGCGCGCGACGACCTCGCGGCCCGAATCGCGCCTTCCACACCTTCTCTCCTTCTCGACATGAGCGCCGTCGATTGGATGAGCAGCGCCGGCGTCGGGGCCCTCATGCAACTTCGTTCGCAGGTGCAGGCGAACCAGGGCGCCATCGCTCTCTTCGGCTGCACGCCCCGAGTGCGCTCGGTGCTCCGGGTCTGCAAGCTCGAGAACCTGCTCAACGTCTGCGACGGTGAGGACGAGGCGCGGCAGCGGCTGGGCCGGCCGCCCGCGCTCTGA
- a CDS encoding leucyl aminopeptidase — protein sequence MQIRLRRSDLARLRVPVLCVPLHEGEALRGPLSALDKACGGVLGAVLRAGDFRGKPGTQVTLYNPKTTGPRRIVLLGAGKESDIDLERIRQVAARAVARAGELQARELGLLFPAPRPLGDAAMAQALTEGSLLGDYRFDKYKSPNEDNSKKLQTVTFVAVRQVDKAAGSGIEQGEILADVVRKVRDMVNAPANELTPTEMAERARASAKEHGFRCTVLDRAAATKLGMAGLLAVSSGSDQPPRFVVLEYDGAGPRTPCYVFVGKGLTFDSGGICIKPAPKMDEMKGDMGGGAAVIGAVEAAARLRLPVRLVGLVPCTENLLGGSAYRPGDILRMANGKTVMVDNTDAEGRLVLADALVYAQRYKPAAIVDLATLTGAALIALGQSATAVLGNDRSLVDSLKAAGERCFERLWELPLWEDYEELIRTPIADIKNTGGKNAGTITAAAFLKHFVGTVPWAHLDIAGTSYLDRAEGYRPQGGTGVGVRLLVEYLRDRAQENAAHAGQRT from the coding sequence ATGCAGATTCGCCTGCGAAGATCGGACTTGGCGCGCCTGCGCGTGCCCGTGCTGTGCGTACCCCTGCATGAAGGGGAGGCCCTACGCGGCCCGTTGTCCGCGCTGGACAAGGCCTGCGGCGGCGTACTCGGTGCGGTGCTCCGCGCCGGCGACTTCCGCGGCAAACCGGGCACGCAGGTCACCCTCTACAACCCGAAGACCACCGGGCCGCGACGCATCGTGCTCCTCGGCGCCGGCAAGGAAAGCGACATCGACCTGGAGCGCATCCGCCAAGTGGCTGCCCGCGCCGTTGCCCGCGCCGGAGAGCTGCAAGCCCGTGAGCTCGGGCTCCTCTTTCCCGCGCCCCGCCCGCTGGGCGACGCGGCCATGGCGCAGGCCCTCACGGAGGGCAGCCTCCTCGGCGACTATCGCTTCGACAAATACAAGTCTCCCAACGAAGACAATAGCAAGAAGCTGCAGACGGTGACGTTCGTGGCCGTGCGCCAGGTCGACAAGGCCGCCGGCAGCGGCATCGAGCAGGGCGAGATCCTGGCCGACGTGGTGCGCAAGGTGCGCGACATGGTGAACGCGCCGGCGAACGAGCTCACCCCGACCGAGATGGCCGAGCGCGCCCGCGCTTCGGCCAAGGAGCACGGCTTCCGTTGCACCGTGCTCGACCGCGCCGCGGCAACGAAGCTGGGAATGGCGGGCCTCCTCGCAGTGTCCTCCGGCAGCGACCAACCGCCGCGCTTCGTCGTGCTCGAGTACGATGGAGCGGGGCCGCGGACACCGTGCTACGTCTTCGTCGGCAAAGGATTGACCTTCGATTCTGGCGGCATCTGCATCAAGCCCGCCCCCAAGATGGACGAGATGAAAGGCGACATGGGGGGTGGTGCCGCCGTGATCGGTGCGGTCGAAGCGGCGGCGCGCCTGCGCCTGCCGGTGCGCCTCGTGGGATTGGTCCCGTGCACCGAGAATCTCCTCGGCGGCAGCGCCTATCGCCCCGGCGACATCCTGCGCATGGCCAACGGCAAGACGGTCATGGTGGACAACACCGACGCCGAGGGCCGTCTGGTGCTGGCGGATGCGCTCGTCTACGCCCAGCGCTACAAGCCGGCCGCCATCGTCGACCTGGCCACGCTCACCGGCGCTGCGCTCATCGCCTTGGGGCAATCGGCGACGGCAGTCCTCGGCAACGATCGTTCCCTCGTCGACTCCCTGAAAGCAGCCGGAGAGCGTTGCTTCGAGCGGCTCTGGGAGCTACCGCTGTGGGAAGACTACGAGGAACTCATCCGCACCCCCATCGCCGACATCAAGAACACCGGCGGCAAGAACGCCGGCACCATCACCGCGGCCGCCTTCCTCAAGCATTTCGTCGGCACTGTGCCCTGGGCGCACCTGGACATCGCCGGCACCTCGTACCTCGACCGCGCCGAAGGCTACCGGCCGCAAGGCGGCACCGGCGTCGGCGTGCGCCTGCTCGTCGAGTACCTCCGCGACCGGGCACAGGAAAACGCGGCGCATGCCGGCCAGCGCACCTGA
- the add gene encoding adenosine deaminase has product MPASAPEADGPSEAPSAESYLRRAPKVELHVHLEGAVRPQRLLAVLQRHGLHTHLRRPEDVAWLFHHDSFVDFLEHFRFVVTSLRDVQDVHDVARDLFEELAAQQVLYAEVLFSAAIFVRLGMPWDELLAAVSEAEAAVLEPRRRGGSLPRYNLVLDLVRNFGPEFAAAQVEEIAKRAHPRVVGVHLGGDEVNFPARLFAAAYARAGEAGLGRAAHAGEGAGAASVREAVEELQVTRIGHGIRCLEDPELVHLLVERGITLEVCPTSNVRTRVVSELQAHPLPLLLSQGLRCTIGSDDPSFFDTDLSREWIAAHRVLGLGLRQLDACADAGLEAAFLPQTEREVGLARLRAERAASRAELGLTG; this is encoded by the coding sequence ATGCCGGCCAGCGCACCTGAAGCAGACGGCCCTTCCGAAGCGCCGAGTGCCGAGTCCTACCTGCGTCGGGCTCCCAAGGTGGAGCTGCACGTACACCTCGAGGGCGCAGTGCGACCGCAGCGTCTGCTCGCCGTGTTGCAACGCCACGGGTTGCACACACACCTGCGTCGCCCCGAAGACGTTGCCTGGCTCTTCCACCACGACAGCTTCGTTGATTTCCTCGAGCACTTCCGCTTCGTCGTCACCAGCCTGCGGGACGTGCAGGACGTCCACGACGTCGCCCGCGACCTCTTCGAGGAGCTGGCGGCGCAACAGGTGCTCTATGCCGAGGTCTTGTTCTCGGCGGCGATCTTTGTCCGCCTCGGCATGCCTTGGGACGAGCTGCTGGCGGCGGTGAGCGAAGCGGAGGCCGCAGTGCTCGAGCCGCGACGGCGAGGAGGGTCGCTGCCGCGCTACAACCTGGTTCTCGATCTGGTGCGCAACTTCGGGCCGGAGTTCGCCGCGGCGCAGGTGGAAGAGATCGCGAAGCGGGCGCATCCGCGCGTCGTCGGCGTGCACCTCGGTGGTGACGAGGTGAACTTCCCGGCGCGGCTCTTCGCCGCGGCGTACGCGCGAGCGGGGGAGGCAGGCCTGGGGCGCGCGGCGCACGCCGGTGAAGGTGCCGGCGCGGCGAGCGTGCGCGAGGCAGTCGAGGAGCTGCAGGTGACGCGCATCGGCCACGGCATCCGCTGCCTGGAGGACCCGGAGCTTGTGCACCTCCTGGTGGAGCGCGGCATCACTCTCGAAGTCTGTCCGACGAGCAACGTCCGCACCCGCGTCGTCTCGGAGCTGCAGGCGCATCCGCTGCCGCTCCTCCTCAGCCAAGGTCTGCGCTGCACCATCGGAAGCGACGACCCGAGCTTCTTCGACACCGATTTGAGCCGCGAGTGGATTGCCGCCCACCGCGTGCTGGGCCTCGGTCTCCGGCAACTCGACGCCTGCGCCGATGCCGGGTTGGAGGCGGCATTCTTGCCTCAAACGGAGCGCGAAGTCGGGCTGGCGCGCCTACGAGCCGAACGGGCCGCCTCACGCGCAGAACTCGGTCTCACCGGTTGA
- the tadA gene encoding tRNA adenosine(34) deaminase TadA — MEPLEEHERWMRLALDEAMRGAEEGEVPVGAVVVLGQRVLGRGHNRTEATHDPTAHAEVLAIGAAGEALGDWRLTGADLYVTLEPCAMCAGAIQLGRLRRVIFGPRDPKFGGCGSVVNVLAQVQMNHRVECIDGVLAEESRFVLRRFFRELRRQGREVAASDPFPPDEEP; from the coding sequence ATGGAGCCCTTGGAGGAACATGAACGCTGGATGCGCCTGGCCCTGGACGAAGCCATGCGCGGCGCCGAGGAGGGCGAGGTCCCGGTGGGGGCCGTCGTGGTGCTGGGCCAGCGCGTTCTCGGCCGGGGGCACAACCGCACGGAAGCCACCCACGACCCGACAGCACACGCCGAGGTGCTGGCCATTGGCGCCGCCGGCGAAGCCCTCGGCGACTGGCGTTTGACAGGCGCCGATCTCTACGTCACTCTGGAGCCCTGCGCCATGTGCGCCGGGGCCATCCAACTCGGGCGGTTGCGGCGGGTGATCTTCGGACCCAGGGACCCGAAGTTCGGGGGCTGCGGCTCGGTGGTGAACGTCCTCGCGCAGGTGCAGATGAATCACCGCGTCGAGTGCATCGATGGCGTGCTCGCCGAGGAAAGTCGCTTCGTGCTGCGGCGTTTCTTCCGTGAGCTGCGCCGGCAAGGTCGCGAGGTCGCGGCCTCCGACCCTTTCCCCCCCGACGAAGAGCCTTGA